A stretch of the Flavobacterium aquiphilum genome encodes the following:
- a CDS encoding alpha-N-acetylglucosaminidase — protein MMLIFLAPNAYCKNDEKTKSSLAVIERLIGKRANEFELEIVENKGATNSDWFEVETTTNKVKIKATSNTAICYAAYNFLKDIGAVLVSWEGNRVVLPKSWPKYSKKQSTPFKYREYLNACTFGYTTPWWDWKRWEQEIDWMAFHGINLPTALEGQEAAWQLLWKEYGLTDTQLQAHFAGPAFLPWQRMGNINSLEGPLPQEWINKKEDIQKKILQRMRDLGMHPVVPAFSGYVPKAFAEKHPESKIKELKSWSGGGFESTYLLDPKDPLFKEIGKRFIAIYVKLYGQSDFYLADSFNEITPPVSEEHKYDELSDYGKAIYEAINEASPGSTWVMQGWLFGDNKEFWTKEATKAFLSKVPNDKTMIQDYANDRYKVWENQEAFYGKQWTYGYVHNYGGSNPVYGDLNFYKNELTSLLKNSNKGNIVGYGAMPEGLNNNSVVYEFIYNLPWNQGKESVNDWLHQYLTARYGKKTPASVFQAWQLLVESVYNVKYWETRWWKEKAGAYLFFKGPTATITDFKGNPGDKEKLKHALDILKKEAKNFDKNSLYNYDLIDFSRHYNSLCLDDLLIECVSAYKSKNIEKGDELFKKIEKLALDTDTMISGQPYNTLNYWLKSAWNYGSSETESKLYLKNAKALITVWGGEGHLNDYASKSWKGMYKEFYWPRWKMFLEAQRDSAINNKPFDELKVKESIKKWELKWCESTEMF, from the coding sequence ATGATGCTAATTTTTTTAGCACCTAATGCATATTGTAAAAATGATGAAAAAACAAAAAGCTCATTAGCTGTAATTGAAAGGCTTATCGGTAAACGGGCCAATGAATTTGAATTGGAAATTGTTGAAAACAAAGGAGCAACCAATTCGGATTGGTTTGAAGTGGAAACAACAACCAATAAAGTAAAAATTAAGGCGACGTCAAATACCGCAATATGTTATGCAGCTTATAATTTTCTTAAAGATATAGGAGCTGTTTTAGTTAGTTGGGAAGGAAACAGAGTTGTTTTGCCTAAATCATGGCCAAAGTATTCTAAAAAGCAATCGACACCTTTTAAATATAGAGAGTATTTGAATGCCTGTACTTTTGGGTACACTACTCCTTGGTGGGACTGGAAACGCTGGGAACAAGAAATAGATTGGATGGCATTTCACGGAATTAATTTGCCAACAGCACTTGAAGGGCAAGAAGCTGCTTGGCAATTATTATGGAAAGAATATGGGTTGACGGATACTCAATTGCAAGCACATTTTGCGGGACCGGCATTTTTGCCTTGGCAAAGAATGGGGAATATAAATAGTCTGGAAGGACCGTTACCGCAAGAGTGGATAAATAAAAAAGAAGACATTCAAAAGAAAATATTACAACGGATGAGAGATTTAGGAATGCATCCTGTTGTCCCCGCTTTTAGTGGTTATGTGCCAAAAGCATTTGCTGAGAAACATCCCGAATCAAAAATCAAGGAATTGAAATCATGGTCTGGTGGAGGTTTTGAAAGCACTTATTTGTTAGATCCTAAAGACCCTTTGTTTAAAGAAATCGGAAAACGTTTTATCGCCATTTATGTCAAATTATATGGTCAGTCAGACTTTTATTTAGCCGATTCTTTTAACGAAATAACACCGCCAGTTTCAGAAGAACACAAATATGACGAACTATCGGATTATGGGAAAGCAATATATGAGGCTATTAACGAAGCTTCTCCCGGTTCTACTTGGGTGATGCAAGGTTGGCTTTTTGGAGACAATAAAGAATTTTGGACCAAAGAAGCCACGAAAGCTTTTCTTAGTAAAGTGCCAAACGACAAAACGATGATTCAGGATTATGCCAATGACCGATATAAAGTTTGGGAAAACCAAGAAGCTTTTTACGGAAAACAATGGACTTATGGTTATGTACATAATTATGGAGGATCCAATCCTGTTTATGGAGATTTGAATTTTTACAAAAATGAGCTTACAAGCTTATTGAAAAATTCTAACAAAGGAAATATTGTTGGTTATGGTGCAATGCCTGAAGGGCTAAATAACAACTCAGTTGTTTATGAATTCATTTATAATCTTCCTTGGAACCAAGGAAAGGAATCTGTAAATGATTGGTTGCATCAATATTTGACGGCCCGATATGGTAAAAAAACTCCAGCTTCAGTTTTTCAAGCCTGGCAATTATTAGTAGAATCAGTATATAATGTTAAGTATTGGGAAACGCGCTGGTGGAAAGAAAAAGCAGGAGCTTATTTGTTTTTTAAAGGGCCAACTGCAACAATAACTGACTTTAAAGGAAATCCAGGTGACAAAGAAAAACTAAAACACGCTTTGGATATTTTGAAAAAGGAAGCCAAAAACTTCGATAAAAACAGTCTGTATAATTATGACTTAATAGATTTTTCAAGACATTATAACTCGCTTTGTCTTGATGACCTTTTGATAGAATGTGTTTCTGCTTATAAATCGAAGAATATAGAAAAAGGAGATGAACTGTTTAAAAAAATAGAAAAGTTGGCTTTGGATACTGACACTATGATTTCGGGACAGCCTTATAATACGTTGAATTATTGGTTGAAATCGGCTTGGAATTACGGAAGCTCAGAAACCGAATCAAAATTGTATTTAAAAAATGCAAAAGCATTAATAACGGTGTGGGGAGGAGAAGGTCATCTGAATGATTATGCTTCTAAATCATGGAAAGGTATGTATAAAGAATTTTATTGGCCAAGATGGAAGATGTTTTTAGAGGCGCAACGAGATTCGGCAATCAACAATAAGCCATTTGATGAATTGAAAGTTAAAGAATCAATCAAAAAATGGGAGCTCAAATGGTGTGAAAGCACCGAAATGTTTTAG
- a CDS encoding family 2A encapsulin nanocompartment cargo protein cysteine desulfurase: MNTNNSNPGLPNIEDLQRIANELFSALPNEFPKEISLSPDPNEHPRATKIAETLLSAGNLGQVETVFPVSNHDTLVNQADHGMSGIPNLPESPLGFPKSPQSMGGFGVSPSVGSYGNLGDFGKTPHSFSNSSNSNFLEQNLYGIDTSQYTLGSGEVPFAVGTGNNVDMGNPQTSFEDLNLQHKEEPSYLPFEHEGASFEAELKAALNLINKDFGIPLKTNTVGLDNKNSYYFLDENPFAFDSKKPVISSVNSIPNQTEKGWVGSNFDANLIKKDFPILSETVNGKPLIWFDNAATTQKPKTVIDRVAYFYEHENSNIHRAAHELAARASDAYEAAREKVRAFLNAGSVNEIVFVRGATEGVNLVAESWGNHKLNAGDEIIVSHLEHHANIVPWKRLADKKGLVLRVIPVDDNGQILLDEYAKLLNPKTKLVAVTQVSNALGTITPAKQMVDMAHAVGAKVLLDGAQSVSHMKVDVRYLNADWLVFSGHKLFGPTGIGVVYGKEDLLNEMEPYQSGGNMIQDVTFEEIKYHKAPSRFEAGTGNIADAIGLGAAIDYILKIGIEAIGQYEHYLLEYATHQLKQIPGVRLIGTAANKASVLSFTLDGFTNDEVGKALNKEGIAVRTGHHCAQPILRRMGVETTVRPSLAFYNTCQDVDVFIETLWRLKKDK, translated from the coding sequence ATGAATACAAATAATAGTAATCCCGGTTTACCGAATATTGAGGATTTACAGCGCATAGCCAATGAGTTGTTCAGTGCTTTGCCCAATGAATTTCCAAAAGAAATTTCCTTGAGCCCAGACCCTAATGAACATCCTCGCGCTACTAAAATTGCTGAAACACTCCTTTCTGCCGGTAATTTGGGTCAGGTTGAAACTGTTTTTCCGGTAAGTAACCATGATACTTTGGTGAATCAAGCAGATCATGGAATGTCAGGAATTCCAAATTTGCCTGAGAGTCCGTTGGGTTTTCCTAAATCGCCGCAATCTATGGGAGGTTTTGGGGTTTCTCCATCGGTTGGGTCTTATGGTAATTTGGGAGATTTCGGTAAAACGCCTCATTCATTTTCGAATAGTTCAAATTCTAATTTTTTGGAACAAAACCTTTACGGAATCGATACTTCGCAATATACCTTGGGAAGTGGTGAAGTGCCTTTTGCAGTAGGAACCGGCAATAATGTTGATATGGGTAATCCGCAAACAAGTTTTGAAGATTTGAATTTACAGCATAAAGAAGAGCCCTCTTACTTACCATTTGAACACGAAGGAGCTTCTTTTGAAGCCGAATTAAAAGCCGCTTTAAATTTGATAAATAAAGATTTTGGGATTCCATTGAAAACAAATACTGTTGGATTGGATAATAAGAACAGTTATTATTTTCTTGATGAAAATCCGTTTGCTTTTGATTCCAAAAAACCTGTAATTTCATCTGTTAATTCGATTCCTAATCAAACAGAAAAAGGATGGGTTGGATCAAATTTTGATGCCAATTTAATTAAGAAAGACTTTCCGATTTTGAGTGAAACTGTAAATGGAAAACCTTTAATTTGGTTTGATAATGCTGCGACTACCCAAAAACCAAAGACAGTGATTGACCGTGTTGCCTATTTTTACGAACATGAAAATTCAAATATTCACCGCGCAGCGCATGAATTGGCTGCGAGAGCTTCAGATGCTTACGAGGCCGCCCGTGAAAAAGTAAGAGCCTTTTTGAATGCCGGTTCTGTAAACGAAATTGTATTTGTGCGCGGAGCAACCGAGGGAGTCAATTTGGTGGCTGAAAGTTGGGGAAACCATAAATTGAATGCAGGGGATGAAATAATTGTCAGTCATTTGGAGCATCACGCAAATATTGTTCCCTGGAAACGTTTAGCCGATAAAAAAGGACTTGTTTTGCGAGTGATTCCAGTAGATGACAATGGACAGATTTTACTTGATGAATATGCTAAATTATTGAATCCAAAGACAAAATTGGTTGCAGTTACCCAAGTTTCAAATGCGTTGGGAACCATTACACCTGCTAAACAAATGGTAGATATGGCACACGCAGTTGGTGCCAAAGTATTGTTGGATGGAGCGCAGTCTGTTTCGCACATGAAAGTCGATGTGCGCTATCTTAATGCCGATTGGCTTGTTTTTTCGGGACATAAATTGTTCGGGCCAACAGGTATTGGAGTTGTATATGGAAAAGAAGATTTATTAAATGAAATGGAACCTTATCAATCTGGTGGGAATATGATTCAGGATGTGACTTTTGAGGAAATCAAATACCACAAAGCACCTAGCCGTTTCGAAGCGGGAACAGGAAACATTGCCGATGCAATTGGTCTTGGTGCAGCCATTGATTATATTTTGAAAATTGGGATAGAAGCAATCGGGCAGTATGAGCATTATTTGTTGGAATATGCTACCCATCAACTCAAACAGATACCTGGAGTCCGATTGATAGGTACAGCGGCCAATAAAGCGAGCGTACTTTCGTTTACACTGGACGGTTTTACAAATGATGAGGTAGGAAAAGCGTTGAACAAGGAAGGAATTGCTGTGCGTACCGGACACCATTGTGCGCAGCCTATTTTAAGGAGAATGGGTGTAGAAACCACAGTTCGTCCTTCATTGGCTTTTTATAATACTTGCCAGGATGTAGATGTGTTTATAGAAACGCTTTGGCGGTTGAAAAAGGATAAATAG
- a CDS encoding family 2A encapsulin nanocompartment shell protein — MAELKKQQTALGDVAARQLAIATRSVPQMVAITPRWLTHLLHWVPVEGGVYRLNKVKDAKQIEVDCSRRDEHELPNTFVDYIDNPREYNLAAVQTIVDVHTRVSDLYSKPYNQITEQLRLAIETIKERQERELIINKDYGLLSNVAPSQVIKTRTGAPTPDDMDELLTKVWKEPGFFLLHPLAIAAFGRECTRRGVPPPTTSLFGSQFLTWRGIPLIPSDKLPIENGKTKIILMRTGESRQGVIGLILPGLQGEQSPGLSVRFMGINEKAIASYLVSLYCSLVITVDDAIAVLEDVQIDKYHEYK, encoded by the coding sequence ATGGCAGAATTAAAAAAACAGCAAACTGCGTTAGGAGACGTAGCCGCAAGACAGTTAGCAATTGCAACCCGTTCAGTTCCACAAATGGTTGCCATTACCCCAAGATGGCTCACACATCTTTTGCATTGGGTTCCGGTTGAAGGAGGAGTGTATCGTTTGAATAAAGTAAAGGATGCAAAACAAATAGAAGTTGATTGTTCCAGAAGAGATGAACATGAACTCCCAAATACTTTTGTCGATTATATAGATAATCCCCGAGAATATAATTTGGCTGCCGTGCAAACGATAGTCGATGTGCACACCCGTGTATCGGACTTGTATAGTAAACCGTATAATCAAATTACAGAACAATTGCGCCTTGCAATTGAGACTATAAAAGAAAGACAAGAACGGGAATTGATTATTAATAAAGATTACGGTTTGTTGAGCAATGTAGCTCCTTCGCAAGTTATCAAGACGAGAACTGGTGCGCCTACTCCAGATGATATGGACGAATTGTTGACCAAAGTATGGAAAGAACCAGGTTTTTTCTTGTTACATCCTTTGGCCATTGCTGCTTTTGGGCGTGAATGTACCCGCCGAGGAGTGCCGCCTCCCACCACTTCTTTGTTTGGTTCGCAGTTCCTTACCTGGAGAGGTATTCCGCTTATACCTTCGGATAAATTGCCAATAGAAAATGGGAAAACCAAAATCATTTTGATGCGTACCGGCGAAAGCCGTCAGGGTGTAATTGGGCTTATTTTGCCCGGATTGCAAGGGGAACAGTCTCCTGGTTTATCTGTCCGTTTTATGGGGATAAATGAGAAAGCCATTGCTTCTTATTTAGTATCGTTGTATTGTTCATTGGTAATTACTGTTGATGATGCAATTGCGGTACTAGAGGATGTACAAATAGACAAGTATCATGAATACAAATAA
- a CDS encoding leucine-rich repeat domain-containing protein, which translates to MRKKITLLFFIVTVFFSISAFAAISQAEKDVLIKLNQVTNGQKWINKWDISQPMEKWYGVKIVDDKVVSINLRNNNLTGRIPVEITTLLNLQELNLGTNLLNGEIPLNIGNLKSLQVLDLSFNKLTGFIPVSVCSLPNLKALVLDRNILSGELPQQIGKLSMLENLSLYENSFQGQLPASFYELKSLKSVSLYTNRFTGKLNSAIGNLIMLENLNLFDNDFKGQVPIELEKLTRLKKMNISYNLFTGQVSNKLSLLDKLNMTMRNEVGNVVSLPVIKG; encoded by the coding sequence ATGAGGAAAAAAATTACGCTACTTTTTTTTATTGTTACTGTCTTCTTTTCGATTTCTGCTTTTGCCGCAATATCTCAGGCCGAAAAAGATGTTTTGATAAAATTAAACCAGGTTACCAATGGCCAAAAATGGATCAATAAATGGGATATTTCCCAGCCAATGGAGAAATGGTATGGAGTCAAAATCGTAGACGACAAAGTTGTTTCCATAAACTTGAGAAACAATAATTTGACAGGGCGCATTCCTGTTGAGATTACTACTTTGCTTAATTTGCAAGAACTGAATTTAGGGACTAATTTACTGAACGGCGAAATTCCTTTAAATATTGGAAATTTGAAATCGTTGCAGGTTTTGGATCTTTCGTTCAATAAATTGACAGGATTTATTCCGGTTTCTGTTTGTTCGTTGCCAAATTTAAAAGCATTAGTATTGGACCGAAATATTTTATCGGGTGAGTTACCTCAGCAAATAGGGAAACTTTCGATGTTGGAGAATTTGTCATTGTATGAAAATTCATTTCAAGGGCAGTTGCCTGCATCTTTTTATGAGTTAAAATCTTTAAAATCAGTATCTTTGTATACAAATAGATTTACCGGTAAGTTAAATTCTGCAATAGGTAATTTGATTATGCTGGAGAATTTAAATCTTTTTGACAATGATTTCAAGGGACAAGTTCCAATAGAATTGGAGAAATTGACCCGTTTAAAAAAAATGAATATATCCTATAATTTGTTTACTGGACAAGTTTCCAACAAATTATCATTATTGGATAAACTGAATATGACTATGCGAAATGAAGTTGGAAATGTTGTTTCATTGCCCGTTATAAAAGGATGA
- a CDS encoding thioredoxin domain-containing protein — MRRKIFKNSITAIVIFFGMVGFAQNQNLFTLQIDSFYAKIKEQKKPQIIDARSSEEFANNHINDAVNFNLETKNYAQYVAKLDKSQPVFIYSIGAYRSGLLAKELLKNGFTEVHDLEGGIAAWIGVGKPFYSNSKSKLSLGEYKKVIADNNNVLVDIGSRYCAACKKVKPILEAIKTQYGETIKIVEIDLEENPQVIADLKTVKVFPTLILYRNGKIVFKKDGLSDLKKDVDLVLASN; from the coding sequence ATGAGAAGAAAAATATTCAAAAACAGTATCACGGCAATAGTCATATTTTTTGGAATGGTTGGTTTTGCTCAAAATCAGAACTTATTTACATTGCAAATAGATTCCTTTTATGCAAAAATTAAAGAGCAGAAAAAGCCACAGATAATTGATGCCAGAAGTTCTGAAGAGTTTGCAAATAATCATATCAATGATGCGGTTAATTTTAATTTGGAAACAAAGAATTATGCTCAATATGTCGCAAAATTAGATAAATCACAACCTGTATTTATTTATTCGATAGGAGCTTACAGAAGCGGGCTGTTAGCAAAAGAATTATTGAAAAATGGTTTTACTGAAGTCCATGATTTAGAAGGAGGAATAGCAGCTTGGATAGGAGTGGGAAAGCCGTTTTATTCGAATTCAAAAAGTAAATTATCGTTAGGAGAATACAAAAAAGTGATTGCTGACAACAATAATGTTTTGGTTGATATTGGATCCAGATATTGTGCAGCCTGTAAGAAAGTAAAGCCTATTTTGGAAGCCATCAAGACACAATATGGTGAAACAATAAAAATTGTTGAGATCGATTTGGAAGAAAATCCTCAAGTTATTGCCGATTTGAAAACAGTTAAGGTTTTTCCAACATTGATTTTATATAGAAACGGTAAAATCGTTTTTAAAAAAGACGGTTTAAGCGATTTGAAAAAAGATGTTGATTTGGTTTTGGCTTCAAATTAG
- a CDS encoding sterol desaturase family protein has product MALDQNLKRKLTKDLSISLLIYSLPVLAIYLYFKISNGDVTESHLVLPSFLEFVKPAFQNIRTWGLIVFMLVLGAIEFAAGLYDDQWTGTERKIDIICFLAPKLLLPPVIAFFSLTALPYLIPSLENTLSWVPFWGGFFLIAIADDLTQYWYHRLHHQVPFLWRFHRTHHSAPYMGMAMASRQNFIYTVFFSQIYLTATLTYLGLGLPALFVTVIKSFITLGAHSSIAWDKPFYKYKVLHPIAWVLERLISTPATHHAHHADTSGDGVGYFKGNFGNMFFIWDVIFGTGLITRKFPKSYGTKSYKSEEWYAQFLWPIFKSKKEGSPLADGVLALPISPKKETTSVNQNIYEPVQS; this is encoded by the coding sequence ATGGCATTAGATCAAAATTTAAAAAGAAAACTAACAAAAGACTTGAGCATTAGTCTTTTGATATACAGTTTGCCGGTACTGGCAATCTACCTTTATTTTAAGATAAGCAATGGGGATGTGACAGAATCACATTTGGTTTTGCCATCGTTTTTGGAATTTGTGAAACCTGCATTCCAAAATATCCGAACTTGGGGATTAATCGTTTTTATGCTTGTTTTAGGAGCAATCGAATTTGCTGCTGGTTTATATGATGACCAATGGACAGGAACAGAACGCAAAATTGATATCATTTGTTTTTTGGCTCCAAAATTGCTTTTGCCTCCCGTAATTGCTTTTTTTAGCTTGACTGCATTACCTTATTTAATTCCAAGTTTGGAAAATACGCTTTCGTGGGTTCCGTTTTGGGGAGGCTTTTTCCTGATTGCCATTGCCGATGATTTAACGCAGTATTGGTACCATCGCTTGCATCATCAAGTACCTTTTCTGTGGCGTTTTCATAGAACGCATCACTCAGCTCCATATATGGGAATGGCTATGGCTTCGAGACAAAACTTTATTTATACCGTGTTTTTCTCCCAAATTTATTTGACCGCTACATTGACTTATTTAGGCTTAGGATTGCCTGCTTTGTTTGTTACTGTTATAAAGAGTTTTATCACTTTGGGCGCACATTCCAGTATCGCTTGGGACAAACCTTTTTATAAATACAAAGTATTACATCCAATTGCATGGGTTTTGGAACGTTTGATTTCGACTCCGGCCACGCATCATGCACACCATGCGGATACAAGTGGTGATGGTGTTGGATACTTTAAAGGAAACTTCGGGAATATGTTTTTTATATGGGATGTGATTTTTGGCACTGGCTTGATTACACGCAAATTCCCTAAGTCATACGGAACAAAATCATATAAAAGTGAAGAATGGTACGCACAATTTCTTTGGCCGATATTCAAATCTAAAAAAGAGGGAAGCCCTTTAGCAGATGGAGTTTTAGCATTGCCAATTTCTCCGAAGAAAGAAACTACTTCAGTAAATCAAAATATATACGAGCCAGTTCAATCTTAA
- a CDS encoding arylsulfatase, with product MKNLKINLKLKTPQKGLLAIALLVAQFGFAQNKPDANYKGVIGKTLADSKEYWPEPVKAPAGAPNIVWILLDDVGFGASSAFGGLIQTPTFDALANNGLRYTNFHTTAICAPTRAALLTGRNSGKVHVSGFSHTVLSAGFPGWDGKIPSDKGTVAEILRENGYNTFAVGKYGVAPDEDATDAGPFDRWPTGKGFDHFFGFLGSQTDQYNPDLVEDQAHVKPDGRHLTDQITDKAISYIQKQQKAAPGKPFFLYYAPGAVHAPHQVAQEWSDQYRGKFDEGWDVYREKVLANQKKLGVIPANAVLPERNPLIADWKKLTPDQKKVYARFMEVYAGYLTYTDHEIGRVVNYLKESNQLDNTLIFLAIGDNGASKEGTTQGTISQNLFAKGTSDEENLQANLANIGEIGTPKGLNTNYPLGWAQATNAPFKNWKQDAQSEGGTRNPLIIHYPKGIKEKGGIRNQYSHVTDILPTTLDIVGIKAPETIKEIKQDKIQGSSLYASLNDPKAESLHKVQYYYIFGNRAIYKDGWKAGAAHLPDSFALKSSIGKGEAPKQTNFDTDVWELYNLNEDFNERVNLAQKYPEKLAELKKLFDEQAKENNLYPLIDWQDVLGRKIHNASGDKNQNLQELIHKGAQSGSSN from the coding sequence ATGAAAAATTTAAAAATCAATTTAAAGTTGAAAACCCCACAAAAAGGGCTGTTGGCTATTGCCTTGCTTGTAGCACAATTTGGCTTTGCCCAAAACAAACCGGACGCAAATTACAAAGGCGTTATCGGTAAAACATTGGCTGATTCAAAAGAATATTGGCCGGAACCTGTAAAAGCGCCAGCTGGTGCTCCTAATATCGTTTGGATTTTATTGGACGATGTAGGATTTGGAGCTTCAAGTGCTTTTGGAGGTTTGATACAAACACCAACTTTTGATGCTTTGGCAAATAATGGGCTTCGATATACTAATTTTCACACCACAGCAATTTGCGCGCCAACCCGTGCGGCACTTTTAACAGGAAGAAATTCAGGGAAAGTTCATGTTAGCGGTTTCTCTCACACGGTTCTTTCGGCTGGTTTTCCGGGTTGGGATGGAAAAATTCCGTCAGATAAAGGAACAGTTGCAGAGATTTTGAGAGAGAATGGGTATAACACTTTTGCTGTTGGTAAATACGGTGTAGCTCCTGATGAGGACGCTACAGATGCTGGTCCATTTGACCGTTGGCCAACCGGTAAAGGTTTTGATCATTTCTTTGGTTTCTTAGGTTCTCAAACCGATCAATACAATCCTGATTTGGTGGAAGATCAAGCACACGTAAAACCAGACGGACGACATTTAACGGATCAAATTACAGACAAAGCCATTAGTTATATCCAAAAACAACAAAAAGCAGCTCCTGGAAAACCTTTCTTTTTATACTATGCACCGGGAGCCGTTCATGCTCCGCATCAAGTGGCACAAGAATGGAGTGATCAATACAGAGGGAAATTTGACGAAGGTTGGGATGTTTATCGTGAAAAAGTTTTGGCAAACCAAAAGAAATTGGGTGTGATTCCTGCCAATGCGGTATTGCCTGAACGTAATCCGCTCATTGCCGATTGGAAAAAATTGACTCCAGATCAAAAGAAAGTGTATGCCCGATTCATGGAAGTCTATGCCGGATATCTTACTTACACCGACCACGAAATAGGAAGAGTTGTTAATTATCTAAAAGAAAGCAATCAACTGGATAATACCTTGATTTTTTTAGCCATCGGGGATAATGGCGCAAGTAAAGAAGGGACTACTCAGGGTACAATTAGTCAAAATCTTTTTGCCAAAGGGACATCAGACGAAGAAAATCTTCAGGCTAATTTAGCGAACATTGGAGAAATTGGTACACCAAAAGGATTAAATACAAATTATCCATTAGGTTGGGCACAAGCGACCAATGCACCCTTTAAAAATTGGAAACAAGATGCTCAGTCCGAAGGAGGAACCCGTAATCCGTTGATTATTCATTATCCAAAAGGAATTAAAGAAAAAGGAGGAATCAGAAACCAATACAGCCATGTAACAGACATTCTTCCTACTACTTTGGATATTGTGGGGATCAAAGCGCCTGAAACTATCAAAGAAATTAAGCAGGATAAAATTCAAGGGTCTTCTTTGTATGCTTCGTTGAATGATCCTAAAGCCGAATCGTTACACAAAGTACAGTACTATTATATTTTTGGAAACAGAGCGATTTACAAAGATGGCTGGAAAGCGGGTGCAGCTCATCTTCCGGATTCATTTGCTTTGAAAAGTTCGATAGGTAAAGGTGAAGCTCCAAAACAAACCAATTTTGATACCGATGTTTGGGAATTGTACAACTTAAACGAAGATTTTAACGAGCGTGTTAATTTGGCTCAAAAGTATCCTGAAAAATTGGCTGAGCTTAAAAAGTTATTTGATGAGCAAGCCAAAGAGAACAATTTGTATCCACTAATTGATTGGCAAGATGTGTTGGGTAGAAAAATACATAATGCTAGTGGGGATAAAAACCAAAATCTTCAGGAGTTGATTCATAAAGGAGCACAATCCGGAAGTAGCAATTAA